The proteins below come from a single Salvelinus fontinalis isolate EN_2023a chromosome 1, ASM2944872v1, whole genome shotgun sequence genomic window:
- the LOC129851205 gene encoding G protein-regulated inducer of neurite outgrowth 2-like, with the protein MAESERPVSELYPPEGSVSLDSALITDPFLPLSQSSTDGLTGPPRQEELRKSSSEHTALRSNRDRKNYSQGPTQAVQHTIQQHTPDHVDPRTAVRPHSMAESSYTAHRHEEGITSHGHQASGDVLSAFGENQEPYPSSSSQKDLRGLDLSRLPVQRSHSDTLHMLREVPAPPPRSETSCPLYPGRDYLFQDASPQAFSRFACKQPMQVQNCNPVNTTCRGGNGGGGSPTQQPQAGSVRVGAPGPSNTAAEVSDETQQQHSCEEAICYCAFVHHHGALEDTFAAYCHPQPILAPAQLLPRFPGTEGKFRDQRVLPPHPAPTLISLPCLMSSVSETGLDAKRLLQCCNLNCNLNCSWANTLPPSGALQQQEYSCPSSNNRATRNTGTMTSHRELRDVGVQTGQIHEVRLAHMFPQVCLVEKNRNENGNESGNETDTSQKSPVKEVKWDAEGMTWEVYGASVDPEELGLAIQKHLELQIKETAGRAANLSCQDTATSRKSSSGAGGRKKRGGVMGSIRTPACCASSSTTVD; encoded by the coding sequence ATGGCAGAGAGTGAGCGTCCTGTGTCTGAGTTATACCCACCAGAGGGCAGTGTTTCCCTTGACTCTGCCCTCATTACCGACCCCTTTCTACCCCTCTCCCAGAGCTCCACAGACGGGCTGACAGGTCCCCCGAGGCAGGAGGAACTCAGGAAGAGCTCCAGCGAGCATACAGCTCTACGCTCTAACAGAGACAGAAAAAATTACAGCCAGGGTCCTACTCAGGCTGTCCAGCACACCATCCAACAACACACACCTGACCATGTGGACCCCAGGACTGCTGTTCGCCCTCACAGTATGGCTGAGTCATCATACACAGCCCATCGCCATGAAGAGGGCATCACCAGCCATGGTCACCAAGCCAGCGGGGACGTGTTATCAGCCTTCGGAGAGAACCAGGAGCCCTACCCCTCGTCATCATCCCAGAAAGACCTGAGAGGACTCGATCTGTCCAGGCTGCCTGTCCAGAGGAGTCACTCAGATACCCTCCACATGCTCAGGGAGGTCCCTGCCCCCCCACCCCGCAGTGAGACCAGCTGCCCTTTGTATCCAGGGAGAGACTACCTTTTCCAGGATGCCTCTCCTCAGGCCTTCTCCAGGTTTGCCTGCAAGCAGCCCATGCAGGTCCAGAACTGCAATCCTGTCAACACCACCTGCAGAGGGGGAAATGGTGGAGGAGGCAGCCCCACACAGCAGCCTCAGGCCGGGAGTGTCAGGGTCGGTGCCCCTGGCCCCTCTAACACAGCCGCTGAGGTCAGCGATGAGACCCAACAACAACATTCATGTGAGGAGGCCATCTGCTATTGCGCTTTTGTCCACCACCACGGGGCGTTGGAGGACACGTTTGCGGCGTACTGCCACCCCCAGCCCATCCTCGCCCCTGCCCAGCTGCTGCCACGCTTTCCAGGCACCGAAGGTAAGTTCAGGGACCAGAGGGTGCTGCCACCTCACCCGGCACctaccctcatctctctcccttgcCTCATGTCCTCCGTCAGTGAGACAGGACTGGATGCCAAGCGCCTGCTGCAATGCTGCAACCTCAATTGCAACCTCAACTGCTCCTGGGCCAACActctgccccctagtggagcccTGCAGCAGCAGGAGTATAGCTGTCCTAGCAGCAACAATAGAGCCACCAGGAACACAGGGACTATGACATCCCACAGGGAGCTCAGGGACGTGGGGGTGCAGACTGGGCAGATCCACGAGGTACGCCTGGCCCATATGTTCCCCCAGGTCTGCCTGGTGGAGAAGAACAGGAACGAGAATGGGAACGAGAGCGGGAATGAGACGGATACATCCCAGAAGTCCCCAGTGAAGGAGGTGAAGTGGGACGCGGAAGGAATGACGTGGGAGGTGTACGGGGCGTCCGTGGACCCTGAGGAGCTGGGTCTGGCCATCCAAAAGCACCTGGAGCTGCAGATCAAGGAGACGGCTGGCCGCGCTGCTAACCTTTCCTGCCAGGATACGGCCACGTCCAGGAAGAGCAGTAGTGGCGCCGGCGGCaggaagaagaggggaggggTGATGGGCTCAATCAGGACCCCAGCCTGCTGCGCAAGCTCCAGCACGACTGTGGACTGA